The stretch of DNA CGCCCACAATATGCGTAGGAAATCACTTTTCCGCATATCGAATAGTCCTTGACCGCTGTGGATTAGATGGGTGAGCTCGGTACTGTACGCAGCTACCAGATGTGAGTACACGCCAAGGTCGAGTGGCTGGAGGCTGTGAGTGGCGTGAGGCGGAAATACTGCGAGTAGTATTCGGTGGGTATGGCAGTACTCGATGAAGGAAGGCGGCAGGTGACTGCCGTGCCCGTCGACGAGAAGCGTCCGGTAGTCGCGTTTTGCTTTTTCCTTCGTGAGCCGATTGAACACCTGCTCAACTCAAGCCAGCGCGAGGTCATTGTTACACTATCCCGACGGGCTTGTACAGCAAAAAACGGGGTGTTTTCCCACCACTAGATCCTGCAGCTATCCATCGCAAAGACCCTCTACGCCCTCGTAGATTATCGTAGGATCTACTGAGCTCCCATCACCGCAGATACAGCCAATAATCATTATCCAGTCTCTACTGCCATCTTGGAGGAATTGCCGTACTTTCTTTTACTCCCAAAACTCCTTCGAAAAGATTCTTTTTGGTGGTGAAATACGGCCAAgtaagaagcccttctcgTCCATATTGTAGATATTATGTGGCGCGACGTCATATTGATCAAGCTTGGCATAGAGGAGATCGAAATATGATTGGTATTTATTGCGATTGTTTGGCTGCGAACAGCCGCAGATGACTTTGGTGTTCTGGCCCCTATCCCTGACCCTATCCCTGTCGCTGTCTCTGCCCCTCTCGAGCTCTCCATAGACGACAGAACCGACCgaaccgacagaaccgaccGAACCGACCGAACCGACAGAACTgacagaaccgacagaaccgacagaaccgacagaaccgacaggaccgacagaaccgacagaaccgacagaccgacagaaccgacaggACCGACAGGACCGACAAAAAATTCTAATGTAGTAGTTACAGTACATAGAGAAGAGTATGAAGAAAGGCAAATACGAAAATCGCTAGGGAACAGCGTTAGCCGTAATTAGTTTGTGAATCCCCTTCTCAGATAAAATGCGCTATCTGGCGCGATGGTATTATACAGTTGTTAGCGATTGCGGCCTCACCCCTCCTTTCCCCCTGCACGTAAGCATTCTAAAGACTAGTCATTATTGGATCGGCAACTGACCAATCACATCGTCTATTTTCCTGCGAACATCTATACGGAAGTTAGGGCATTTAAACTTGTTACGTAGCTGCATGTAGGGGCGAAGCTGCAACCGCTAACAACTGTAAAACAAGTGGTTGAAAATTATTTATTATATGTGTCCGGCTTTTGATTCCTTGCTGTTTTGTTCTCTTTACTTAGCGTGCATCGGACACGTGGACTATTTGGCTTGATCTTTGTGGTTGATTGTGTGTTCTCTCCTTTTCTTTGTATGGCGGATGTGCTTGTGCTTAGAGCCGAGTACCAAAAGGACTAAGAACAAGAGATCCGAAGTATTACAGGGATTGGGAGTCGGGAGCCTCATATTATCCGAAGGCTATCTCAAGGAGGGCGTCTCCTAACCGTAGTATTATCTTGGTCCATAAAAAATCCATTGCTACTACTTTATTGCGGACGCATACTTTATATTTAGGATATGATCATCTCTGTTTTGCTATTGAGTAAGACATATAGAGCATTAAAAACATAAGCTTATACTATTGTCGggacatgcgcgtacagccagcccggcgagtttttccgggccggaagcttggaccactggttagaccaagcttcccgcttagctcgcaaccgtacatatggagatctctccatccagctcttgctcactactaatcaaatactatacgctttgttcgttgcaacgactgctagtattcaacacctttgccgtgtcaacaaCTATCTATTATACCTACGGCTTTCATTCCTTGCAGGAGTTTTCGACCAACCAGCCCGTAAACTGGTACACGAAGTGCCATTATGGCACCCGCGTCTTCCAAAGAAAATCAGGAAGGTTCTGGCAAGGGACTGGATTACAGTTCGCTTCATGTTTCCACGCCTAATGAACCGGTCGCCATTATTGGTATGGCCATGCGCCTACCTGGCAATGTTAAAGGCGAATCCGACTTTTGGAACCTGCTTTCAGAAAAGAAAAGCGGACTCTGCGATATTCCTAGGAACCGATTCAATTTAGACGGGTTCTATGACTCGTCAGGTACGCGTGGAACAATTCCTTTCACCCAAGGCTACTTTCTCGACGGCGTTAATATCCAAAATTTCGATACGACAGTCTTTCCAACATCTAAGACAGAGTTAGATCGGCTCGATCCAGCCCAGAGGCAGCTCCTTCAAGTGGCTTACGAGTGTTTTGAAAGCGCCGGCATGTCTTCCTGGCGTGGTAGCAATACTGGGTGCTATATCGGCGAATTCGGCGAAGACTGGGCCGACGTCAACGCAAAAGAAACGCAGCACATAGGCGGTTATCGTGCCACTGGGTTCGAAGATTTTGCTCTAAGCAACAGAATTTCTTATGAGTTTGATTTACGCGGTCCTAGCATGACTGTAAAGACTGCTTGTTCTTCATCGCTTGTCTGTCTTGATCTAGCATGCGAAGCAATTCGCAATGGCAAGTGTGACGCTGCACTCGTAGGTGGCATTAATCTGATTTTTTCACCAACTATGTGGATTACGTTGAACGACATGGAATTGTTATCTCCGAGGGGTCAGTCCAGGCCATTTGATGCCACGGCCGACGGTTACGCTCGTGGCGAAGCTGTCAACATGGTTCTAGTCAGGAAGTTAAGTTCTGCTTTACGAGACAAGGATTCAATTCGTGCTTTGATTCGTGGAACTGGAGTCAACAGCGACGGTCGCACGTTGGGAATGGTTGTTCCAAATCCTCTTGCACAAGCAAATCTCATACGTCGCACCTACTCAGCCGCCGGAATACCAAACCTGAGTGAAACGGCAATAATCGAGTGTCATGCTACAGGTACACAAGTAGGAGATTCACTTGAAGCTAAGGCTATAGCGGACTGCTTTGGTGATAAAGGTATCATTATTACATCAGTAAGTTGGTACATGTTTCTGAAGTGGAAGCTGTTGTTAATAATTTGTAGGTTAAAGCAAATGTTGGACACGCAGAGGGTGCAGCGGGATTGACTAGTGTGATAAAGAGTGTTTTAGCTTTAGAGCACCGCATGGTTTTACCAAATATCAGTTTCGAGACACCGAATCCAAAGAGTAGGTCAAGCATACGCCATAAACTCAGGATTTTTTTTAACTTTCCAAACAGTTCCTTTCAAGGAGTGCAAGCTCCATGTCCCGATCGAAACGGAACCTTGGCCTAAGGGCCGCGCTGAAAGAATCAGTGTAAATTCATTTGGCATTGGAGGTGTTAATGCACATGTACGTCTGCTTTCAATTTATATCGTTGCGGTAGTAAACAGAGATCATGTAAAAGCAACATCACTAAACAGTAAATAGGTCATTATTGAATCGTATCGGCAATTCAACCTCGACTTGCAGATCGACGCTAAACGTGAGTCGCCTATGAATTCTTAAATCACCGCAAGTCTCCGCCGCTGGCTTTCTAACTAATTTCTGTCCAGTTCGGAGATCTTCAACTAATGAAACTTGGTTCACACATCCGAGTGAGCAGACATATGTGGCACTCCCAGACGCAGGCAACCTTAACGATAAGACATCTCCGGTCGGTAACCAGCATGAATTCATCAACAACAGCTACTTCAATAATGATGATTCTGAGAAAATTCGGTGCCAGCAGACCTCTGGGTCTAATTTGCTACTATTCTCTGCTTATAATGCAGAATCACTCCAAGAGCAAGTCCATAGCCACATACAATTCGCCCAGGACCAGAGACAATTAGAACTCCATGACCTCGCATACACTTTGGCTAACAAGCGAGAACATCGTCCTCATCGCTCTTTCGTTGTTACAAGTGGACACATGTGCACGCCACAACTTTCAGATTCGCTCACTACCAGTGTTCCATCGGTTTTGGATGGCTGGAATGAGATCAAAGCTATTTTAGTATTCACCGGACAGGGTGCGCAATGGCCTACAATGGGGGCACACCTTTGGGATACAAACATCATTTTTAGGGAGACAATCCAGAAACTGGACCGATTTTTGCAGACTATGGAGACACCGCCACTATGGAAGATCGAGCACGAGTTGCATAAAGGCGAGAATGATAGCCGAGTGTACAGTGCTGAGCTTGGCCATCCTCTTTGTGTGGCTATACAGATAGCTCTCGTGGACGTTATTCGTTCTTGGGGAGTTATTCCCCATGGTGTGATTGGACATTCATCGGGTGAGGCAGCTGCCGCCTATGCCAGTGGAGCTATCACAGCGGAGGCTGCAATAGCAGTCGCAGCATCCCGCGGATTTAGTAATGTCCCAGTAAAAGAAGAGGGCTCCATGGCAGCAGTCGGACTTGGTAGAGATGATGTGTTGCCTTTTCTGTTACCTGGGGTGGACATTGCTTGCGAGAACAGTCAACTGAGCACAACTTTATCCGGAGATACAGAAGCTGTCAAGGAGGTCCTCAGAAATATCCAGGCCGAACGACCTGGAGTATTGGCTCGCCTCTTACGGGTGGAGAGAGCGTATCATTCTCACCATATGCTCCGGCACGGGGAAACTTATGAGAAACAAATCACGCCTTACGTCCAAAGCTGTAGCCCTACGATACCCTTTTATTCTTCGGTCACTGGAAAGCTTCTGACTGGAGACAGTTGTCTTGATGCGCAATACTGGCGTGCTAATATGGAGCGTCCTGTTCTATTCAACTCTGCTCTACGTTCTTCATTCGAAGAGATCTTACCAAGCGATACTGACAAGGCTGTTTTGATTGAGATTGGCCCTCATCCCGCGCTTGCTGGACCGATTGGCCAGATCCTCAGGGATACTGGCCGTAATAACCATATCTTGCACATCGGCTCTCTTCGCAGAGGCAACCCTTGTGATGAGAGCCTGATGTATCTCGCTGGCAAGCTCTATCAACAAGGCCTCCCTCTGAATTACGAGGTTCTCTGTCCACCGGGGAAATTTGTCAAAAATCTTCCTCGTTACCCCTGGAAGCAAGATATAACCCACTGGCTCGAGCCACGGATTTCTCGAGAATGGAGATTTCGCGAACATCCCCCACACGAGCTTCTTGGAAGCAGAGTCTTCGAGTCAGCAGCCAATGAGCCTGTATGGAGAAAGGTATTCACTCTTAATGAAGTCCCTTGGCTAGCTGGACACGAAGTGAATGGCGATATCATTTTCCCTGCCGCTGGTTATATTGCCATGGTCGGCGAAGCTATTCAGCAATTGTCTGAAACTGAAGATGGAAGTTCTGATGGCACGTTCAGCATGAGGAATGTACGTATCGCCTCAGCGCTAGTTCTAAAGATGGATAAGATCACAGAAATCATAACAAGCTTCAAGAGAATCATGGTTGATTCGTCTGAAACCACTCCTTGGTTTCAATTCACTATCAGTTCTTTCGACGGAACGAGATGGGCCAGGAATTGTTTTGGCGAAGCAAGAGCGTCTCAAGACAGCTCTTTCGCATTTCCTCGACATATGGTAGCCCAGACTGGCTCATTTCCACGCAAGGTAGACGAAAAGACGTGGTATACCGGACTAAGGCATGTTGGGTTTAACTACACGGGTGACTTTGAGGGCATGCAGAATATCTCGGCCGCAACCACCATGAATGAAGCCAAAGCCACTGTTGAGATTGTACATACACATGGAAAACCAAAGTGCTCTAGGTATGTGCTTCATCCAGCCGTCATCGACCAATTCCTCCAACTTATTGCTGTGGCATCCTCTCGTGGGCTGTGTCGAGACTTGAAAAGTATATCGGTCCCAACCTTCATAGAAGAGTTACTCCTGCATCCTTGTCCGGCTGATCATACTCTGGAAATAATGGCCAACGTCACTAAGAAATCGGAGCGGGGCTCGATAGCCGGAAATGTTGTAGTGAAGAGTGCGGGATACCTCGGAGAGCCAGTCACTACAAGAATCGGCCTAAAAGGCCTCGAAATGAGCGCAATGACAAGAAGCAACGATGATGCACGAGTAAATACAATCCCGTTAATTTCGCAATTCGAGTGGATGCCACATAGCGATTTCGTGGACCTGAGAAAACACTTCCATCGAAAAGCACCGCGTATCAATGAGTGGCCATTGCTCGAGGAACTTGTTCTTCTTTGCATGTTCAACCATTGCGAAGGAATCCAGACGAATGACGATACTGCCGAACATCTTGCCAAGCTCATGAAATGGATGCAAGCGCAGGTCCAACGCTATATACAGGGGCGAACAAGTTCGTAAATCAAGACATCTTGCTAGAAAAGAGGAGTGTAGAGGAAAGAGTTAAACGCGTAGATGAGATTATGCGTGCACTCTCCTCATCACCTTATGCTGCTTTCTCCAAGGCAGCATTTCAACTCTTTTCCGTCGCGCCTGCGATTTTCAGAAATGAAATGCACCCTCTTCATGTTATGATGGAGAACAATGTTCTCACTGACTTCTATGATGCACTCTCAGTTGACTCGGCTGACATGATCAGTATTCTGGCCAACACTAACCCAAACATGCGAATTCTCGAAGTGGGTGCTGGCACAGGAGGGACAACAGCCAATATTCTGCGGGCTTTGACGTCATCCTATGGCGAGCGTCTGTATAGTGTCTACACTTACACAGATGTATCATCCGGGTTCATGGCAGCTGCTAAAGAGAGGTTCTCAAGCCATGCTGCAATAGAATACGCCGTACTGGATGTCACCAAAGATCCAGCTGAGCAAGGCTTTCAGTTGGGTAGCTTCGATTTGATCATTGCCGCAAATGTTAGTTTCATTTCCTCTATTCCACCCATCACTCCTCTAGGTCGTGTATACTAATCGGCAACCATTTATACTTAGGTTTTACATGCTACTCCAAGCCTGAGAACAACTCTGTGTAACATGCGTAGTTTGTTAAGCCCAAGAGGGCGACTCTTCTTAGAAGAGCTCAACCCAGGTATGTGAAAC from Pyrenophora tritici-repentis strain M4 chromosome Unknown M4_contig_00021, whole genome shotgun sequence encodes:
- a CDS encoding Polyketide synthase module protein, whose protein sequence is MAPASSKENQEGSGKGLDYSSLHVSTPNEPVAIIGMAMRLPGNVKGESDFWNLLSEKKSGLCDIPRNRFNLDGFYDSSGTRGTIPFTQGYFLDGVNIQNFDTTVFPTSKTELDRLDPAQRQLLQVAYECFESAGMSSWRGSNTGCYIGEFGEDWADVNAKETQHIGGYRATGFEDFALSNRISYEFDLRGPSMTVKTACSSSLVCLDLACEAIRNGKCDAALVGGINLIFSPTMWITLNDMELLSPRGQSRPFDATADGYARGEAVNMVLVRKLSSALRDKDSIRALIRGTGVNSDGRTLGMVVPNPLAQANLIRRTYSAAGIPNLSETAIIECHATGTQVGDSLEAKAIADCFGDKGIIITSVKANVGHAEGAAGLTSVIKSVLALEHRMVLPNISFETPNPKIPFKECKLHVPIETEPWPKGRAERISVNSFGIGGVNAHVIIESYRQFNLDLQIDAKLRRSSTNETWFTHPSEQTYVALPDAGNLNDKTSPVGNQHEFINNSYFNNDDSEKIRCQQTSGSNLLLFSAYNAESLQEQVHSHIQFAQDQRQLELHDLAYTLANKREHRPHRSFVVTSGHMCTPQLSDSLTTSVPSVLDGWNEIKAILVFTGQGAQWPTMGAHLWDTNIIFRETIQKLDRFLQTMETPPLWKIEHELHKGENDSRVYSAELGHPLCVAIQIALVDVIRSWGVIPHGVIGHSSGEAAAAYASGAITAEAAIAVAASRGFSNVPVKEEGSMAAVGLGRDDVLPFLLPGVDIACENSQLSTTLSGDTEAVKEVLRNIQAERPGVLARLLRVERAYHSHHMLRHGETYEKQITPYVQSCSPTIPFYSSVTGKLLTGDSCLDAQYWRANMERPVLFNSALRSSFEEILPSDTDKAVLIEIGPHPALAGPIGQILRDTGRNNHILHIGSLRRGNPCDESLMYLAGKLYQQGLPLNYEVLCPPGKFVKNLPRYPWKQDITHWLEPRISREWRFREHPPHELLGSRVFESAANEPVWRKVFTLNEVPWLAGHEVNGDIIFPAAGYIAMVGEAIQQLSETEDGSSDGTFSMRNVRIASALVLKMDKITEIITSFKRIMVDSSETTPWFQFTISSFDGTRWARNCFGEARASQDSSFAFPRHMVAQTGSFPRKVDEKTWYTGLRHVGFNYTGDFEGMQNISAATTMNEAKATVEIVHTHGKPKCSRYVLHPAVIDQFLQLIAVASSRGLCRDLKSISVPTFIEELLLHPCPADHTLEIMANVTKKSERGSIAGNVVVKSAGYLGEPVTTRIGLKGLEMSAMTRSNDDARVNTIPLISQFEWMPHSDFVDLRKHFHRKAPRINEWPLLEELVLLCMFNHCEGIQTNDDTAEHLAKLMKWMQAQVQRYIQGRTKKRSVEERVKRVDEIMRALSSSPYAAFSKAAFQLFSVAPAIFRNEMHPLHVMMENNVLTDFYDALSVDSADMISILANTNPNMRILEVGAGTGGTTANILRALTSSYGERLYSVYTYTDVSSGFMAAAKERFSSHAAIEYAVLDVTKDPAEQGFQLGSFDLIIAANVLHATPSLRTTLCNMRSLLSPRGRLFLEELNPEMMCVNYVMGFLSGWWLGALDDRVDQPFISPERWTKELLDAGFPKPEAIILDDDAPYQLNAGIVVARESSEHTLSRDILIALGIMENDLSEMGFEGSGIVRAVGPGVSRFSVGDRVSYLGMGCFKTTQIMNEALCVRLDDSMTFKEGAALPLVYATAYYALVEKANLQHGQSVLIHSACGGFGLSAIQIAQALGAEIYCTVGSHEKRNFLTENYGIEPSRIFSSRDTSFLPDVLNVTYGRGVDVVLNSLSGELLQASWQCVAEFGTMVEIGKRDFRRRATLAMAPFEANRTFLGIELGPIIKGYPRKASALFERCIEWIRAGRIPGPTISRSFKAVQIEEALRVMQVGSHIGKIVIEMPDDSREFEGQHSRQKASLSTIHFRSDRTYLLVGGLGGLGRALAVWMAENGARSLVFLSRSAREGPEVDGVVQDLRSQGCRVLLVDGSVSNMADVQRAVKNESTAVSPLAGVINLSMVLKDVGLPDMTFGDWIAPIEPKVQGTWNLHQATVHNKELDFFILLSSCSGVIGQWGQANYAAANTFLDAFVHFRRQQGLVASVIDLGVMGDVGFVSQNQGIRENLDRIGMYILREQDLLNALILALKRSSLAPSATAGQICGQNSDMTYRNPSQVLLGLNSTSPISSPLNRVPWRRDARMSIYHNTAISDNSGGYQYGRAKAQSSQSDDLRAKLASMANNEDKIAAIARSLAAALAAFLIKDDDSIALNRPLEQLGLDSLIALEIRNWIRQKLKQSQYTSDSTHLRVQHRAIAAGSEPNVLPLKIFPQHVQDAPKPGRPAKQAEEVKEQMFQQQGQHKDWTLEDWKNVIWTDETSVVINHRRGGYRVWRRADERVVKSCIRERWKGYSEFMFWGCFSYDKKGPCHVYQPETKAEKEDAARRIEQLNAELEPLQREEWELLESMRRIGLRNKRGRKPQWRWTEKTGKLMRTSGGGIDWWRRQTCVLIPKLIPFAKECL